The Pyricularia oryzae 70-15 chromosome 5, whole genome shotgun sequence genome includes a region encoding these proteins:
- a CDS encoding aquaporin-2, with translation MDETTPQHHKGAMLGHADGQAGPHRQTLRHHLVAALGEFVGTFLFLFFGYASHSMIATAERPTPEGLRDGYSAQATVFIALAYAMAILVTVWAMYRISGGLFNPAITLGLGLAGQLPWIRIAVLFPTQLVASICAGAVIEAMLPGPISRVNTKLAPDVSVTQGVFLEMFFTAYLLFVVLMVAAEKSKDTYIAPVAIGLAAFVALIPGAYYTGASLNPARSFGCAVAGLQFPENHWIYWVGPFLGSALGAGFYRLLKFLNYEEANPGQDSDYPLYNQRV, from the exons ATGGACGAGACTACCCCGCAGCACCACAAGGGCGCAATGCTCGGCCACGCCGATGGCCAGGCTGGGCCACACCGCCAGACGCTTCGGCACCACCTCGTCGCGGCGCTGGGCGAGTTTGTCGGCACCTTTTTGTTCCTCTTCTTCGGCTACGCGAGCCACTCCATGATCGCCACGGCGGAGCGGCCGACCCCCGAGGGCCTCCGCGACGGCTACAGCGCCCAGGCGACCGTCTTTATAGCCCTGGCCTACGCCATGGCCATATTGGTTACCGTGTGGGCCATGTATCGCATCAGCGGAGGGCTGTTTAACCCTGCT ATAACTCTAGGCCTGGGCCTGGCGGGCCAGCTGCCGTGGATTCGCATCGCCGTCCTCTTCCCCACCCAGCTCGTGGCGTCCATATGCGCCGGGGCCGTCATAGAGGCCATGCTGCCGGGGCCCATCTCGCGGGTCAATACAAAGCTGGCCCCGGACGTCAGCGTGACGCAGGGCGTGTTCCTCGAGATGTTCTTCACCGCCTACCTGCTCTTCGTCGTGCTCATGGTCGCGGCCGAGAAGTCCAAGGACACCTACATCGCCCCTGTCGCCATTGGCCTGGCCGCCTTTGTCGCCCTTATTCCAG GTGCTTACTACACGGGTGCTTCCCTCAACCCTGCCCGAAGCTTTGGCTGTGCCGTCGCTGGCCTCCAGTTCCCAGAGAATCATTGGATCTACTGGGTCGGGCCGTTTCTGGGCTCGGCCTTGGGTGCAGGGTTCTATCGGCTTTTGAAGTTTTTGAACTACGAGGAGGCGAATCCGGGACAAGACTCTGATTATCCCCTGTATAACCAAAGGGTGTAG
- a CDS encoding endo-1,4-beta-xylanase: MTTHKQCTLRAVLTGLLVAPACVAAAPNGTLHQLAKAAGKLYFGTAVDNPELDDPQYRPVVGSGAEFGQITVGNTQKWQFTEPEQNKFDFAAGDVIVDFAKSNSQIVRCHTLVWHNQLPQFVSSGNRDRDSLTRVIESHISNVAGHYKGKCYAWDVVNEALNDDGTFRDSVFNRVLGPDWIPIAFKAAAAADPMAKLYYNDFNIEQPGNKQQAALRIVDLVRGCGATIHGVGFQGHFTVGQTGSKESLASVLNSFAAKDLDVAYTEIDIRHASLPADAQAQQRQADDYAAVVGACLSVQRCVGITVWGASDAHSWVPSTFPGAGDATLLDRNMNPKPAYNRVRDVLAAAGRTEKRKMDGAPWGILRLVTGWTCPWFARHKARRPRPSAGGTFVLPPL; encoded by the exons ATGACTACCCACAAGCAATGCACCCTCCGGGCTGTGCTCACCGGACTTTTGGTGGCACCAGCTTGCGTGGCCGCCGCCCCCAACGGCACCCTCCaccagctggccaaggcggcAGGCAAGCTCTATTTTGGCACGGCCGTGGACAACCCTGAACTCGACGACCCTCAATATCGGCCCGTCGTTGGCAGCGGTGCCGAATTTGGTCAGATCACAGTGGGAAACACGCAAAAGTGGCAGTTTACCGAGCCCGAGCAAAACAAGTTCGACTTTGCAGCCGGAGATGTCATAGTCGATTTTGCCAAATCCAACAGCCAAATTGTTCGCTGCCACACCCTGGTCTGGCACAACCAGCTTCCTCAATTCG TATCATCGGGAAATCGGGACCGCGACTCGCTCACCCGCGTCATCGAATCGCACATCAGCAACGTCGCGGGCCACTACAAGGGCAAATGCTACGCCTGGGACGTGGTCAACGAGGCGCTCAACGACGACGGGACCTTCCGGGACTCGGTGTTCAACCGGGTGCTGGGCCCCGATTGGATCCCCATCGCCTTCAAGGCCGCCGCGGCAGCGGACCCGATGGCCAAGCTGTACTACAACGACTTCAACATCGAGCAGCCGGGCAACAAGCAGCAGGCGGCGCTCAGGATTGTCGATCTGGTCAGGGGCTGCGGGGCCACCATCCACGGCGTCGGCTTCCAGGGCCACTTCACCGTCGGCCAGACGGGCAGCAAGGAGTCTCTGGCCTCGGTGCTCAACTCCTTCGCCGCCAAGGACCTCGACGTCGCCTACACCGAGATCGACATCCGCCACGCGAGCCTCCCCGCCGACGCCCAGGCCCAGCAGCGCCAGGCCGACGACTACGCCGCCGTGGTCGGCGCCTGCCTGTCGGTGCAGCGCTGCGTCGGCATCACGGTCTGGGGCGCCTCCGACGCCCACAGCTGGGTTCCGAGCACCTTTCCGGGCGCCGGTGACGCCACGCTGCTGGACAGGAACATGAACCCCAAGCCGGCGtataaccgggttcgggaCGTGCTGGCTGCTGCCGGCC gaactgaaaagagaaaaatggACGGCGCTCCCTGGGGGATTTTGCGACTTGTCACTGGGTGGACATGTCCATGGTTTGCTCGCCACAAAGCGCGACGGCCCCGTCCTTCTGCCGGCGGAACCTTTGTTCTTCCCCCCCtgtag